Proteins encoded within one genomic window of Gambusia affinis linkage group LG09, SWU_Gaff_1.0, whole genome shotgun sequence:
- the g3bp1 gene encoding ras GTPase-activating protein-binding protein 1 isoform X2, with protein sequence MVMEKPSAQLVGREFVRQYYTLLNQAPDYLHRFYGKNSSYVHGGLDSNGKPLEAVYGQAEIHKRVMALSFRDCHTKIRHVDAHATLNEGVVVQVMGELSNNMQPMRKFMQTFVLAPEGTVANKFYVHNDVFRYQDEVFGDSDSEPPEESEDEVEELERVPSPDVAPEESAPYYDPTACSEPAAPGDEEEEAAASPEPEKEAEVVEVELKAEVMLETQTEALTIEDQSEKSPSTAPAPTTEPAPAEATPPAQEFSWALVTSKNLPPSGAVPVSGFPPHVKATPTAQPRVEVKPETQTAQRPQRDQRPREQRPGGPPPPNRGPRPVREGEQGETEGRRMVRYPDAHQLFVGNVPHDVDKTELKEFFEQYGNVLELRINSGGKLPNFGFVVFDDSEPVQKILSNRPIKFRGDVRLNVEEKKTRSAREGDRRDMRPRGPGGPGGPRERIGGGGAPRGPPTRGGMSQKPSFGSGRGTGTAEGRYSAPRQ encoded by the exons ATGGTGATGGAGAAGCCAAGTGCCCAGCTGGTCGGGCGAGAGTTTGTCCGACAGTATTACACACTCCTGAACCAGGCCCCAGACTACCTGCACAG GTTTTACGGGAAGAACTCGTCTTACGTGCACGGCGGCCTGGACAGCAACGGCAAACCACTGGAGGCCGTTTACGGCCAAGCT GAGATCCATAAGAGGGTGATGGCTCTGAGTTTCCGTGATTGTCACACAAAGATCCGACATGTGGACGCCCACGCCACCCTGAACGAAGGCGTGGTGGTCCAGGTGATGGGGGAGCTGTCCAACAACATGCAGCCCATGAGGAAGTTCATGCAGACGTTTGTTCTGGCACCCGAG ggtactgttgcaaataaattctACGTCCACAACGACGTGTTTCGGTACCAAGACGAGGTGTTTGGTGACTCGGACTCTGAACCCCCAGAAG agtctGAAGATGAGGTGGAGGAGTTGGAGAGGGTCCCGTCCCCTGATGTGGCCCCAGAGGAGTCGGCCCCCTACTACGACCCAACAGCTTG TTCAGAACCAGCGGCTCCTGGTGACGAGGAGGAAGAAGCCGCGGCGAGCCCAGAACCGGAGAAGGAGGCGGAGGTTGTGGAGGTGGAGCTGAAAGCCGAGGTAATGCTGGAAACGCAGACAGAAGCGCTCACGATTGAGGATCAGTCGGAGAAAAGCCCCTCCACAGCCCCCGCCCCCACCACAGAGCCTGCGCCCGCTGAGGCCACGCCCCCTGCTCAAGAG TTCTCCTGGGCACTGGTTACCAGTAAGAACCTCCCTCCCAGTGGGGCTGTCCCAGTCTCAGGATTCCCTCCACATGTAAAAGCCACTCCCACAGCACAG CCAAGAGTGGAAGTAAAGCCAGAGACCCAGACAGCACAGAGACCGCAGCGGGACCAGAGGCCGAGAGAACAGCGGCCCGGCGGTCCTCCACCCCCCAACAGGGGGCCGAGGCCAG TTCGTGAAGGTGAGCAGGGTGAGACGGAGGGACGCAGGATGGTCCGGTACCCAGACGCCCACCAGCTTTTCGTTGGAAACGTTCCGCATGACGTGGATAAGACGGAACTGAAGGAGTTCTTTGAAC AGTACGGGAATGTCCTGGAGCTGCGGATCAACAGCGGAGGGAAGCTCCCAAACTTCGGCTTTGTGGTGTTTGATGATTCTGAACCTGTACAGAAAATCCTCAGCAACAGA CCCATCAAGTTCAGAGGCGATGTCCGTCTAAACGTGGAGGAGAAGAAAACCCGGTCGGCCAGAGAGGGCGACAGGCGAGACATGAGGCCCCGCGGTCCAGGAGGCCCCGGCGGCCCCAGAGAGCGAATAGGAGGCGGCGGGGCACCGAGGGGACCCCCAACTCGTGGCGGCATGTCACAGAAACCCAGCTTTGGTTCTGGACGGGGCACCGGGACCGCAGAGGGGCGCTATTCTGCTCCTCGTCAGTAA
- the g3bp1 gene encoding ras GTPase-activating protein-binding protein 1 isoform X1 — MVMEKPSAQLVGREFVRQYYTLLNQAPDYLHRFYGKNSSYVHGGLDSNGKPLEAVYGQAEIHKRVMALSFRDCHTKIRHVDAHATLNEGVVVQVMGELSNNMQPMRKFMQTFVLAPEGTVANKFYVHNDVFRYQDEVFGDSDSEPPEESEDEVEELERVPSPDVAPEESAPYYDPTACSEPAAPGDEEEEAAASPEPEKEAEVVEVELKAEVMLETQTEALTIEDQSEKSPSTAPAPTTEPAPAEATPPAQEVNRFSWALVTSKNLPPSGAVPVSGFPPHVKATPTAQPRVEVKPETQTAQRPQRDQRPREQRPGGPPPPNRGPRPVREGEQGETEGRRMVRYPDAHQLFVGNVPHDVDKTELKEFFEQYGNVLELRINSGGKLPNFGFVVFDDSEPVQKILSNRPIKFRGDVRLNVEEKKTRSAREGDRRDMRPRGPGGPGGPRERIGGGGAPRGPPTRGGMSQKPSFGSGRGTGTAEGRYSAPRQ; from the exons ATGGTGATGGAGAAGCCAAGTGCCCAGCTGGTCGGGCGAGAGTTTGTCCGACAGTATTACACACTCCTGAACCAGGCCCCAGACTACCTGCACAG GTTTTACGGGAAGAACTCGTCTTACGTGCACGGCGGCCTGGACAGCAACGGCAAACCACTGGAGGCCGTTTACGGCCAAGCT GAGATCCATAAGAGGGTGATGGCTCTGAGTTTCCGTGATTGTCACACAAAGATCCGACATGTGGACGCCCACGCCACCCTGAACGAAGGCGTGGTGGTCCAGGTGATGGGGGAGCTGTCCAACAACATGCAGCCCATGAGGAAGTTCATGCAGACGTTTGTTCTGGCACCCGAG ggtactgttgcaaataaattctACGTCCACAACGACGTGTTTCGGTACCAAGACGAGGTGTTTGGTGACTCGGACTCTGAACCCCCAGAAG agtctGAAGATGAGGTGGAGGAGTTGGAGAGGGTCCCGTCCCCTGATGTGGCCCCAGAGGAGTCGGCCCCCTACTACGACCCAACAGCTTG TTCAGAACCAGCGGCTCCTGGTGACGAGGAGGAAGAAGCCGCGGCGAGCCCAGAACCGGAGAAGGAGGCGGAGGTTGTGGAGGTGGAGCTGAAAGCCGAGGTAATGCTGGAAACGCAGACAGAAGCGCTCACGATTGAGGATCAGTCGGAGAAAAGCCCCTCCACAGCCCCCGCCCCCACCACAGAGCCTGCGCCCGCTGAGGCCACGCCCCCTGCTCAAGAGGTAAACAGG TTCTCCTGGGCACTGGTTACCAGTAAGAACCTCCCTCCCAGTGGGGCTGTCCCAGTCTCAGGATTCCCTCCACATGTAAAAGCCACTCCCACAGCACAG CCAAGAGTGGAAGTAAAGCCAGAGACCCAGACAGCACAGAGACCGCAGCGGGACCAGAGGCCGAGAGAACAGCGGCCCGGCGGTCCTCCACCCCCCAACAGGGGGCCGAGGCCAG TTCGTGAAGGTGAGCAGGGTGAGACGGAGGGACGCAGGATGGTCCGGTACCCAGACGCCCACCAGCTTTTCGTTGGAAACGTTCCGCATGACGTGGATAAGACGGAACTGAAGGAGTTCTTTGAAC AGTACGGGAATGTCCTGGAGCTGCGGATCAACAGCGGAGGGAAGCTCCCAAACTTCGGCTTTGTGGTGTTTGATGATTCTGAACCTGTACAGAAAATCCTCAGCAACAGA CCCATCAAGTTCAGAGGCGATGTCCGTCTAAACGTGGAGGAGAAGAAAACCCGGTCGGCCAGAGAGGGCGACAGGCGAGACATGAGGCCCCGCGGTCCAGGAGGCCCCGGCGGCCCCAGAGAGCGAATAGGAGGCGGCGGGGCACCGAGGGGACCCCCAACTCGTGGCGGCATGTCACAGAAACCCAGCTTTGGTTCTGGACGGGGCACCGGGACCGCAGAGGGGCGCTATTCTGCTCCTCGTCAGTAA